The genomic window TCAAAACTAGATCTGTTGATTCTAAGATTTAAAAATAAAAGAGAATTCAAAAAACATTATAGGAATTTCATCGCGATAGCCAAGGACATAAGTAAAGAAATAGTTATTAACTCCAGACATTTAGATCAAATATCTAAAAATTTTAATTTGCATCTAAACTCAAAGGATTTAATGAGATTTGATAAAAGACCAATACCAACTAGTTTCATGCTTGGAGCATCTTGCCACAACGATCTAGAAATAAAGAAAGCAAAAAAAATTGGCTGTGATTATTTGCTTATCTCCCCGATAAACAAAGCCCATGGTAAGGAAGGTATAGGTTGGAGTCGTTTTAAATATTTATCTGAATTAAGTGCTTGTCCAAGTTTTGCTTTAGGAGGAATGAAAAAGGAAAATGTAATCGATGCTATTAAAAACGGTGGGCAAGGAGTTGCTGGAATTTCTTTAGTAAAAGATTAATCGAGATTAGCTTTAGAGTCAAAAGTTGTTGAGATAACATTTTTTTCACTTAACCAATTTGATAAATCTAGTGATCTGCATCTTTCTGAACAAAAAGGTTTAAAGTCACTTCGATCACTTTTCGAGATTTCTTTTTTACAGTTTAGACATTTCACCTATATATTTTTTTTAAAAGATTCTTGTGTACTTTTTTAACATTTGTTTCAAGTTGCTCTAAAGAATCGTCATTTTTGATGACTATCGTTGCAATTTTTAATTTTTCTTCTCGAGACATTTGAGCTGAAATTATTTTCTTTACAGAATCTTTTGAAACAGAATCTCTTTTTGAAGTTCTAGATATTTGCGAATCTAATGAAGAGTCAATCAAAATAGTATCATTACAAAATTCATGTTGATCTGTCTCAAATAATAAAGGCGAAACTAAAATAACATACTCTGACGATGATTTTTTTAATTTAGATTGAATAATATTTCTTATTTCTGGATGTAATAGTTTCTCTAACCAAACTTTATCTTCATAGCTGTCAAAAATTATTTCCCTTAACTTTGCCCTGTTCAAACTTTTATCTTCAAGGAGTATTTTGTTTCCGAATTTCTTTTGAATTTCACTTAGAGATTTCGAGCCAGGTAATACCGCTTCCCTGGATGCTAAATCAGCATCAACTACGTCTATTCCTAAATCTTCAAAAATAGATGTAGCAGCTGATTTACCTGAACCTATTCCCCCAGTTAACCCAACAACGAACATTCCAGAATGATAACAATAATTTCATTAATGGTGGAGCTACGCGGGATCGAACCGCGGACCTCCTGAATGCAAATCAGGCGCTCTCCCAGCTGAGCTATAGCCCCAGAGCGAAGAATTATATATTAAAAAAACAAAATTTTTTCTATTTTTATTCCATCCACATGCTTGTAATTAGCCTAAAATAAAGCCCATGCGAGTCGCAATCATTGGTTCTGGGATAAGCGGTTTATCAAGCGCTTTCTTTCTAGCAAAAAAAAACAAAATAGATATTTTTGAAAAAAATAACCGACTCGGCGGCCATACTCATACACATAAAATAAAATTAGATAATGAGGTAAATGTTGATTCAGGTTTTATAGTTTTTAATAAGAAGAACTATCCGAACTTAACCAAACTTTTTAATGAGCTAGGTCTAGAATTTCATATATGTGATATGTCATTGAGTGTGCACACAAAAGATTTTCAGTGGAGTTCAAAAAAATTCTCAAAGGCAAAAAATCTCTTATCCTTAAAAAACTTAAAGTTCATATCTGAAATAATAAAGTTTAACTACCTTGCTAAATCTAATTCATCTTCGGAGCCTATTGAAAAATGGATAAAAGAAAATAATTTTTCAAGAAATTTTTCTGAGTCCTATCTCTATCCAATGATTGCGGCAATATGGTCTGGATCTTCTGAGAGGATGAAAGATTATCCTGCGAGTTCTTTGGCAAATTTTCTGAATAATCACGGTTTATTAAATCTTTTTAGAGGTCCTCAATGGTTTTCTATTAAAGGAGGAAGCAATCAATACATAGAAAAAATTATTGAGAAAGGAAATTTAAATAATATATTTCTTGATTCTAAGGTAGCAATTAAAAGAGTTAAAAATAAAATAATTCTAGAAAACAACGGGGAAAAACGCGAATATGACAAATTAATAATGGCTTGCAATGCTAAAGAAATAATTGGATCTATTCTTGATCTGGGAAAAAATGAAATTTCTATTTTGAAAAACTTTGCTTTTACAGAAAATAAAGTTTGTTTACATACCGACGAGTCACTTATGCCTTTAAATAAAGAGGAATGGTGCTCATGGAATGTGAATAAAGACTCAAACTCAGAATTTGTCACTTATTGGATGAATAATCTTCAGGATCTTAAAACGAGCAAAAATATATTTGTTTCAATTGGAGATTTCAAGATAAGAGACAATAAAGAACACAGGAGTATGATCTATGAGCATCCATTTTATAATTTAGATACTTTCCTGGGACAAAAAAATGTTGACGGCATTCAAGGATTGAATAACACTTTTTATTGCGGGGCTTACCTAGGCTATGGCTTTCATGAAGATGGAATAAATTCCGCCCTTAAAGTCAGTAAATTAATTGAGAAATAAAGTGAAAAAATTTTTTTTTGATGGAGACGTATTTCACAGAAGAGTGAAAGGCAAAAATCATAAATTTTTATATCCTTACAAAAGCTTCTATCTTGAAGGTTTTTATAATTTTGACGAAAAGCGTTCTGTTATTCCAATATCAAATTATTTTAAATTTAATTTTTTTAAAGAAAAAGAATATTTGGAAATTATCAATAGGTTTGAAAAATTCGCAATTTCTAATGGCGTTAAGCTTGCTGATTTAAATGTAAGTGTTTTAAAAACACCCGATAATCCCTTTTTTAAATCTTTCAACCCAGTCTCCTTTTGGATTTTGTTCAAGAAGACAAAAATAATCTTCTTACTTTCTGAAGTGAAAAATACTTTTTTCGAAAAACAACTCTACGAGATACATAATAAAGGAGAAGAAATTGACTCCAATTGTTGGTACGAAGAAACCAAGAAAATGTACGTTTCGCCATTTTCTGAGAAAAAAGGTTTCTACAAATTCAAAATATCTTCGATTCCATTTTCAATAAAGATTAATCAGTATAATTCGTTAAGTAAATTAGAGGTTTTAACAGAATTAAATGGAAAATTTAAAGAAAAAAAATTTTTCAATAAAATTTATTATTACTTTTTCATATCTTTCAACAGCGTTTTTGTGATGATCAGAATTCATTGGCAAGCGCTAAGGTTATGGGTTAAAAAACTCAAAGTTACACCTCATGAGGGCAACGGATATGCTGAATAAAGTACTGAATTATTGGATTTCTAAGAATTTAAAAGAAATAGAACAGGGAACTTTTAAATTGATTCTTCCGAATACAGAAGAAAAAATTCTGTTGCGTGGTAAAACTAATTTAAGTTTAGAGGCGACGCTTGAAATAAAAAGTTGGAAGGCCTTGTGGCTTATATACTCTCGAGGGAGTTTAGGGTTTACCGAAGGTTACCTTGAAAATTATTGGGATACTGACGACCTGATGAAGCTTATGGATCTTATAAGTAAGAATTATAATTCATTTGATCGGGTCAATAGCGGAAGCGGTTTCTGGAAATTATTCACAAAATTTTCTCATTTCAGAAATGAAAACTCCTTATCGGGTAGTAAAAAAAATATTCATGCTCACTATGACTTAGGCAATGATTTTTATAAATCTTGGCTGGATGAAACAATGACCTACTCCTCAGGTTTTTTTGAAGGAAATTCTGATAATCTAAAAGAAGCCCAAAATAAAAAATATAAACTGATTCTAGATACATTAAACCTTCCAAAAAATTCTTCTATTTTGGAAATTGGTTGTGGTTGGGGAGGCTTTTTAGAATACGCTTCAAGTGTTGGTTACAAAATAAAAGGAATTACGATTTCGCAAGAACAATTTAAGTTCGCATCCAATAGAATAAAAGGACTAACCAACAATCCAGAAATTGAATTAATAGATTATAGAAAGTTAAAAGGAAAGTTTGACGCGGTAGTTTCAATAGAAATGTTTGAGGCCGTTGGATCCAAATATTGGAAAACTTATTTTGATGTAGTTAAGCAGCTTCTGAAATCAAACGGTCAAGCGTTAATACAAACAATAACCATGAAAGAAGATTTTTATGAAGGTTATCATGATTGGCCTGACTTCATTCAAACTTATATTTTTCCTGGGGGAGAGCTCTCATCGGATAAAGTTTTCAAGGAGAATGCTGCAAATTCTGAGTTGATTGCTTCGGACATAACAAATTTTGCGGCTTCATATGCGAAGACTCTAGAAATTTGGTACAAAAATTTCCAAAAAGAATGGGATGCTATTGGAGAAATTGGATTTGACGAGAAATTTAAAAGAACATGGGATATGTATCTATCATATTGCAGAGGTGGATTTTTAAATAATCAATTAGAAGTGTCGCAATATAAATTAACTCATAAATGATAACTTTAGGAATTTGGCTTGCTGAAAGAGGAATGCTTCCTGATTTTATTCTAAGAATTGCTGTTAAGTTACTTAGTAAAGCCAGAGTAAGAATGCCTAATGTCTTTTCTGAAAAACTAAAAGTTTTAAATACACTTAAAGAAGGCCCAATAGCAGAAAATACATCTTCGGCAAATGAACAACATTATGAAGTGCCTCCAATTTTCTTTGAAAAAGTCCTAGGTGAGAATTTGAAATATTCTTGCTGCCTTTACGATGAGAACAATAAAGATCTAGATAGTGCAGAAATTTTTATGCTGGATAAATATCTCGACAGAGCTGATATTAAATCTAATCAAGAAATTTTAGATTTAGGTTGTGGCTGGGGAAGTTTTACCCTGCATGCAGCCAAGAAATTTCCTCAATCGAACTTTACCTCGGTAAGTAATTCAAAAGATCAAATTGATTTTATTAATGCAAGAGCAACTGCATTAAATTTAACTAACGTCAAAGCCATTAGACAAAATATTAATGAATTAAATTTAGATAAAAAATTTGACAGAATCGTTTCTATTGAAATGTTTGAGCATATGAGAAATTACAAGAAGTTAATGAAGCAAATTTCTGATCTCCTAGTAGAAGATGGAAAATTATTTGTTCATATTTTTTGTCATAAAAATTCTACTTATTTATATGAAGCGAAGAGTGATAGTGATTGGATGTCAAAATTTTTCTTTACCGGAGGAATAATGCCCTCACAAGATATTTTCAATTATTTTAATGAAGATTTAGTCCTAAAAAATTCCTGGGAAATAAACGGTAAAAACTATTCAAAAACATCTAAAGATTGGTTAAAGAATATGGATAAAAACAAAAATGAAATAAAAAAAATTCTTAACGATCACTATGATGAAAAAAATATATGGTTTTACAGATGGCGTATATTTTTTCTAACTTGTGAAGAGTTTTTTAAGATAAATAAAGGCAAAGAATGGTTTGTGACCCACTACCTTCTGGCAAAAAAAAATACTTAAGCTTGTGGGAGATAATTCCCATGCTTATTTAAAGCTTCTAAAATCCTCTCGACGACTAATTTTTGAGAATATTGTTTTGTTTTTTCATAGTGAGGATGAGGTAATGTAGCTAAATCATTTGCTCTCGCTAAAGCTGTCTCCATTAATTTATCTGCTGGTACTACTTCGTCTAGAAGACCTGCAGTAACAGCTTCAGATGGAGTGTAGGTAGCTGAATGATAAAGTGCTTTATAGTAATGTTTTTTATCCAATCTATCTTTAACGATTTCCAGAATTTGCACTGGGATATCCATGTTATTTCTAACTTCATTGGCTTGCAGCACAAACTTTCCTTCGATACCAACTCTAATATCAGCGCAACATACAGTAAACAATCCTAAAGCAACAGCATGACCAGATACTGCAGCAACTATTGGACGAGGAAAAGAATACAAATCAAGTAGTGTCTTGAAACCTAAATTTGTCATTTTCACTGCAGCTTCAGCGTCGCCAGATGCAAGAGTTTTAAGATCAAAGCCGCCAGAAAATAAACCTTCTCTGCCAGTGATTACGACGGCACCGGAATCTTTAGGTATTTCGCTTAAAAAGCCTTGGACAGTGGTTAGCATGTCGAAAGAAAAGGCGTTGGCCTTTCCATCGTTTAATTGAATAATTGAGATGTCCCCTTCCTTAGATAATTTAGCTATATCAGTCATTCATTTCTCCATAAAAGTGTTAAGCAAAAAAACTTTAACGTAAAATCATTGCCTAAACAATAAGTTAAACATAGAATTTTCTCATGGAAAGCATAGCTTTTGACTCATCGATAATCATAAATTTGGCGGTGCCAACATTTTTTTTGCTAATCTTTATTGAGATTCTCTATGGCTATTTCACTGGCAAAAATAATTACAGATTTAATGACACATTCACCAGTATATCGCTAGGGTTAATAAGTAGATTTATTCCTTTATTAGGCATTGGTCTTCAAGGGGCTGCGTTCGCTTATGTAGCAGTTTATTTTAACTTAGCATTATTCTCAGCTAGTAATCTTTGGGTGTGGATCTTAGCCTTCTTTTTATACGATTTTAGTTATTACTGGATGCACAGACTACATCATGAAGTAAAAATTCTTTGGGCTACGCATGTGGTGCATCATCATGGGGAAGAATTTAATCTTTCGACGGCGCTTAGACAAACCAGTACCGGTTTTCTTTGGAAGTGGATTTTCTACTTGCCAATGTTTCTAATTGGTATACCGCCAGAGGTTTTCGTCACAGTAGCGGGAATAAATTTAGTATATCAATTCTGGGTTCATACCGAACACGTTGGCAAATTAGGTTGGCTAGAGTATGTTTTCATTACCCCGTCGAATCATAGGGTTCACCACGCTCAAAATAAAGACTATATCGATGCAAATTATGGCGGTGTGTTCATTCTGTGGGACAGGATGTTTGGTTCTTATAAACCTGAAAAAGACGAAGTGAAACCGATCTATGGCACAACTAAACCGCTACGAAGTTGGAATCCTCTCAAAGCAAATTTTGAAGTTTTCACCGAGATTATTAGAGATTTCAGCCGCACAAAAAAATGGTCTGATAAATTTAAAGTAATTTTCTCCCCGCCGAAATGGCGCCCCAATGATGTAGAGCAAAATTACCCCATCTTCAGGAATGACTTAGCAAATTTTGAAGTCTACGATCCGAAAAACTCAATCTATTTGAAAATTTATGGCTGGATCCAGCTATCTTTCATTATTTTGACATCGGCATTTATTGCCTCGTCCATTGGCAGTCTTGGTCTACTGGAAAGTTATGCTTACGCTTTAATTCTGATTGCTTCAGTAATTGTGACTTTAAAAGGGTTTGAGAGTTATCAACTAAATTATATTAACGAAACTATCAAAATTTCTCTTTTGATCTCTATTTTATTTTTCTCAGGTTTATTCAATTCAAATCTAATGATCTTTCAAGTATTTGTACTTCACCAGTCAATCAGTCTTTTAAGTTTGTTGGTTTTGTATGCTATGCAGAGTTTTAAGCTTTTTTCATACGAAATCGATTCAGATCCAACAGTCTAGATTTTCATTAAATTTATTTTTAAGGATTAGTTTCAATTAATAAATTTGGTTGTTCTTTACGTTTTTTAAGAAGAAATTCATCATATAGCTTTCCCGTTGCCTTATATGCGCGGAACCTTAGATTATCTTTGTTAATATCTATAATTTGATAGAGCTGAGTATTTTCTCCTAGCTTTTTTGCATATAAACCTTTAGTAATTTCATACATTTTTGGTCCGCTTACCGAAACAACATGGACAGTGCCGATTTCTGGATCATAAGCCTGCTGATAACCTGTTGGAATATTTTCAACTTTTTTTGCATCAATTAGACCAGTACGAGAGTAGGTATGATCGTGCCCGCTTAAAACAAGATCAACTTTAAATTCATCAAGTAATGGTTTCCATAGTTGACGCATTTCTAAATTATCTCGATCTGATGCAGGAGAATATAGTGGATGGTGAAATGTAATTATTGTCCAACGATTATCATTCTCTTCTAGAACTTTTCTAAGCCAATCTACTTGAATCTCCATTTCAATATTTGAATCAAGCGATATAAAACGAACACCTTGGTAATCCAGATAGTACAAAGTCTCTCTTAATCGTTCATCGGGAACATTCTGGATTGGAAAAGAGAATTGTGGTCTCCAATGATTGCTAACCTTTTGAATTCCATCCGGATTTTGAAGACGATCATATAGTGGAGCTTTGCCACCCAAAATTGGTTTATTTATGAGTTCTTCTTTTTTGTACCCTGTAATTAATTCAATGCCCTCATCGGCATCTATTATTTCTCCAGAATCTTTAATCTTTATTGTTCCTGTTCTATTTTGAAAGTCTTCGATATCAACAATTAAGATCTCTGGATTATCATTGTTTAAAGATTCAATTTCGATATTTATAGGTTGACCATCTTTGTTTGTCCATATTCTTTTAGTTTCAGAATCTTTTTGATATTCATGATTGCCAGGGGTTGCTATAACAGGAATTGTTCCATTAACCCAATCAGGACCCTGATGCCATTCACCCCATTGTGAGTCCATATTGTGTTCATCAATTAAATCACCAGCATGTAATGTAAATGCAGCTCTTGGTGCATCACGAAAAGCTTCCCTAAAAACTCTGGACCAATGAGTTCTCACTTCATTTTGTGCGTCACCGAAATAAATAAAACTGAAGGGATCTTCTGAAGAGCTTGCAGTTTTAAAGTGATAATACTCTGTCCAATTTACTCCATCTCCAACTCTATAAGCATATAGAGTATTGGGTTGAAGATTCTTAAAAGTAACACTATGGTAATGAGCCTCATTTATATCACTCTCGAAGTAACTTGTTTCTGCTTTAAACTCATCTGGCTTAAGCGCCCTCCCATTTGCATTTGCTATAGCAAGCTGTGCAAGCCCCACTTCGATAGATGTATCAGTTCTCCATGTTACTGCTTGGGTTGTTGCAGGATCATCATTCCAAGTTAAGACTACTCTATCTGGCAGAGGTGTTGGTGCATGTGCCATTTCGTCAGGATACTTCTCAATAGAAGAATTTGGATGAGATAGAAGAACTATCGAAAAGAAGAATGTTAAAAAATAAAAAAATCTATGCAAAACAGTGAATTTTACTTGAAAAAAATTAATGTAAACGTGTCTAAGAAGAAACTTTTTGTATCAAAATTGAAAAAAATGGTGGGTCTGGCAGAACTCGAATCTGCGACCTCACCCTTATCAGGGGTGCGCTCTAACCAGCTGAGCTACAGACCCAATTGAATGGGATGATCATACTACAAGAAATAATTTAATTTGGTAAGAAATTAATAAGAAATATTTCTTAACTTTTCTGTCATTGGCTTGATGAAGTCTGGACCAATACCGCAACAGCCTCCAAAAATTGAGGCCCCAATTTTCTTCCACTCCATGCAGTATTCAACGAAAGCATCTTTACTCAAGTCTCTTACTTGATTTTTAATTTCATTGTCTAAAGTCCATCCTAAAGGCACAGAAAAAACATTTGGATAAGCTCCTATCTTTTTATCTGTAAGTTTTTGAAGTTCATTCAATCCTTTTGAAATTGAATCCGGATCGGTGCAATTAAATAAATATGCATCAGGATTGTATTGCTCCGCTTCTAAAAAGGCAGCTTCTATCCCCTCGCCGCTTCTTAGCTTATTAGAGTTAAAATCTTCTAGGGACCACGAAAGCCAAACTGGTTTACCAGAGTTAAATCGCTTTAAGGACTCCAGAACATTTTTCGTTTCTTGAATTGAGGAAATTGTTTCGCACAAATAAAAATCCACATACGGATCTAATTCTTTAATTAAAACTTCATACACCTCAAGTGATTGCTTAAGATCATGAACTAAATCGGGTCGATAACTTTCATCTAATGGAGGAATAGAACCGGCTACTTTAATTTTTCCTTCATATTTTAGTGCAGTATTTTTTGCAATTTCTCCAGCTTTCCTAATGAGATTGACCATTTCATCTTCGAGTCCATCTTTGGAAAGATAGCTTGGAATAGTTGAATAAGTATTAGTTGTGATAACTTCAGAACCAGCATCAATGTACTCGTCATAAACTTCAGAAATTAAATTACTTTCTTTTAAAAGAAATTGCGCTGACCAAGTGCCTTTAAATTTCTTCTTGGATCTCTCTAAAAGCTCATGGCCAAGACTGCCGTCAAGAAAAATCATAAAAAAAATTAGTTTTTAGATTTATCTACCAATTTATTCTCTGAAATCCATGGCATCATCCCACGCAACTGCTCTCCGACTTCTTCAATTGGATGTTCTTGAGATTCCTTTCGATACTTTTCCATTACTGGTCCGCCAGCTTGGCTGTTACTCTGTCTTGCATCTGATACAAATTCATCAGCAAAATCACCAGATTGAACTCTTTCTAGAATTTTTTTCATAGCTTCTTTAGCAGTATCGGTAATGACTTTAGGACCGGAGGTATAATCTCCATATTCAGCAGTGTTGGAAATGCTATAACGCATATTTGCTAGCCCACCCTCATAAATTAGATCTACGATAAGTTTTACCTCGTGCACACACTCAAAATAAGCTAACTCTGGAGGGTACCCAGCTTCAGTTAGTGTCTCATATCCCGCTTTAATTAAAGAAGTTAAGCCGCCGCACAAGACAGCTTGTTCACCAAATAAATCGGTTTCAGTTTCGTCTTTAAACGTAGTTTTGATGATCCCCGCTCTACCGCCGCCAATTGCACTTGCGTATGCAATTGAGTTTTCCAAGGCGGTACCCGAAGCATCTTGTTGGATGGCAATTAAACATGGCACGCCCGCGCCACTTTTGTACTGACCTCTTACGGTATGACCTGGACCTTTGGGAGCGATCATAACTACATCTAAATCTGATCTAGGGTTGATTTGTTTGTAATGTATATTGAATCCATGCGCAAAAGCTATAGTTGCGCCTTGCTTCAAATTGGGCTCTATTTCTTCTATATAAGTTTTACCTTGGAATTCATCAGGAATTAAAAACATCACTAAGTCAGCTTTTTGAGCAGCATCAGCATTGCTTAAAACTTCAAACCCCGCTTCTTCTGCTTTGAGAGCTGAAGACGAGCCTTCTCGCAATCCAATGATGACTTCAAAGCCCGAGTCTTTCAAATTGTTAGCATGAGCATGACCTTGTGAGCCATAGCCAATGACTGCGATTACTTTTTTTTGTAAAACTTCAAGATTTGCATCTTTATCGTAATAAACTTCCATTGTTTCTCCTATTTCAATATATAACTTTCGTCTCTTCTTCAGTTTCCAAAGAAACATTCCCCAACGTCATTCCAAGAGCTCCTGTTCTAGTTACCTCTATTAAGTCGTCTTCTAATTCAACTAATAAACTTTCTAGATTGTCAGTGTCTCCAATCAATCTCAAGATTGTTTTCTCGTCTTTATTATCAAGTTCATTAAATTCTAAACTTGAATAATTCTTTTCTATTTTACTAATCACTTCTGATTTATTTAAAACTTTTATTAAAGCCATTTCTAAAGATATGGATTCACTTGCTTTTAAATCTTGAACCATGACAACATCAATTAACTTATAAAGCTGTTTAAGTATTTGTTGAATCACTGCAGAAGATTCTGAGGTAGTCATTGTAAGTCTTGATAGAGTTGGGTCCTGAGTTGGCGCAACAGACAAAGAGTCGATGTTGTAGCCTCTTTGAGAGAATAGACCTATCACTCTAGACAAAGCTCCTGGCTGGTTTTCCATCAATAAAGAAATTTGACTAGCCATCTTAAAAAGTTTTTTTATCTTTACTTAAACGCATTTCAGACATTGACCCTCCGGCCTCAAGCATGGGATATACATGCTCATCAGGATCTACCAAAACATCTAAAAATACTAATTTATCTTTTATCGCAAAACTTTCTTTCATAGCATCATTAAGTTCTGAAAACTTATCTACTTTGATTCCAACATGTCCAAAAGATTCTGCAAGCTTCACAAAATCTGGGAGAGAATCTTCGTATGAGATACTTGAATATCTTCCTCCATATTGCATATCCTGCCATTGCTTTACCATTCCTAAAGCTCTGTTATTCAAATTAATGATCTTGATTGGAAGACCATATTGTCCACAAGTTGATAATTCTTGAATACACATTTGAATGCTGCCTTCCCCTGTCACGCAAGCAACGTCAGCTTCAGGAAATGCAAATTTAACTCCCATAGCTGATGGAAGCCCAAAGCCCATAGTTCCCAGACCGCCTGAGTTGATCCATTTTCTAGGGTCTTTAAATTTATAATATTGGGCTGCAAACATCTGGTGCTGACCAACATCAGAAGTTACATAAGCATCACCTTTGGTAGTTTGGTATAAAGACTGGATAACTTGCTGCGGCAGAATTATATCCTGATCATTTTTGAGATTAAGCATGTCGTGGTTTAAACCATGCGCCTTTCTCCAAGCTTCAACTTTACTCCACCAATCTTTATAAATGGCTTGATCGAAACCACTAGCTTTTACTTGCTCTATTAATTGTTGCATCACCAACTTAGCATCGCCTTCTATTGCTAAATCAACTCCAATAATCTTATCGATTGAAGACGGATCTGAATCGATATGGATTTTCTTTGCTGCCAAGCCAAATTTACTTGGATTGTTTGTTATACGATCGTCAAATCTTGCGCCAACGTTAAAAATTAAGTCAGCTTCAGACATCACCATATTTGCCTCATAAGTACCATGCATGCCTAACATACCGACAAATTGATCATCATTGCCTGGAAATGCTCCAAGTCCCATTAGCGTATTGGTAACAGGACAGCCAATTAATTTTGAAAATTCGGTTAGTTCTTTAGAGGCATCTGCTTGAATAGTCCCACCGCCGGAGTAAATAACTGGTTTTTTTGCAGTTCTAAATAATTCTATCGCAGCAGCAATTTTTTCATCATCTCCCTTTCCTAAAATTGGAAACGATCTCATGACTAAATCTTTAGGATACTTATAATCAAACTTGTAATTTGGATCCGTCATGTTTTTAGGTACGTCAATTACTACTGGCCCAGGTCTACCTGAAGTAGCAATATGAAATGCTTTTTTTATAACAACTGGTATTTCTTCGGCTGATTGCACTAGAAAGCTATGTTTAACAATAGGTCTCGAAATTCCCATCATGTCGGTTTCTTGAAATGCATCGGAGCCAATCAAGTGGCTAGCAACTTGCCCAGATATAACTACAACTGGAATTGAGTCCATATAAGCGGTTGCGATTCCAGTAATTGCGTTAGTAGCGCCAGGACCTGAAGTAACCAAAGCAACTCCTGGTTTTCCTGTTGCCCTGGCATAACCATCTGCAGCATGAACTGCAGCTTGTTCATGTCTTACGAGAATATGTTGAACTTCATTTTGTTGATAAATTGCGTCGTAAATATGTAAAGCGGCACCGCCTGGATAACCAAAAATTAGATCAATATTTTCATCGGCAAGAGCTCTTATCAGGGCT from SAR86 cluster bacterium includes these protein-coding regions:
- the ilvB gene encoding biosynthetic-type acetolactate synthase large subunit; this translates as MSKNLINGGGALIRALADENIDLIFGYPGGAALHIYDAIYQQNEVQHILVRHEQAAVHAADGYARATGKPGVALVTSGPGATNAITGIATAYMDSIPVVVISGQVASHLIGSDAFQETDMMGISRPIVKHSFLVQSAEEIPVVIKKAFHIATSGRPGPVVIDVPKNMTDPNYKFDYKYPKDLVMRSFPILGKGDDEKIAAAIELFRTAKKPVIYSGGGTIQADASKELTEFSKLIGCPVTNTLMGLGAFPGNDDQFVGMLGMHGTYEANMVMSEADLIFNVGARFDDRITNNPSKFGLAAKKIHIDSDPSSIDKIIGVDLAIEGDAKLVMQQLIEQVKASGFDQAIYKDWWSKVEAWRKAHGLNHDMLNLKNDQDIILPQQVIQSLYQTTKGDAYVTSDVGQHQMFAAQYYKFKDPRKWINSGGLGTMGFGLPSAMGVKFAFPEADVACVTGEGSIQMCIQELSTCGQYGLPIKIINLNNRALGMVKQWQDMQYGGRYSSISYEDSLPDFVKLAESFGHVGIKVDKFSELNDAMKESFAIKDKLVFLDVLVDPDEHVYPMLEAGGSMSEMRLSKDKKTF